The Terriglobales bacterium genomic interval TCAGAAGGCGATTCATGACCAAGTTCAAGATGACATAAAGGAGATAAACCGTTCGCGTTCTCGATGATTGTTGAAAAATCTCGATTACACTCACCCCCCAATCGTATACCAGTCCGTGTTCCGATACGTGGAACCTTGCCACGGTGGTCCGCAAGGTCGAGTTCAAGCTTCACCCGGGCGAAGATGCCGTTTTGAATGCAATGGAGCGGCTAGGTGGGCACAATAGTGGGCACACTGCAGAATCACGACTTGCTTCAACTACGGACGGCGGTAAACTCGTTGAAAAATTAGCGAGTAAATGGTGGGCACTGCAGGACTCGAACCTGCGACCTCGTGCGTGTGAAGCACGCGCTCTAACCAACTGAGCTAAGCGCCCAATCCGAGGTGAGTTTTTATTGTAACAAAGCCTTTCCGGCGCCCACCCTTGCCCTGCGTGATAGCCTTTACCCGGCCTCCTCGTTGGAATTCAGCATCTTAGTAAGAAAAAGTGGTTACTAGTGGGCGGCGAGTCGCCGCTGGATGCAAGCCAAATGGCCGTTAACAGCCGAACTCGGGCACCGTTACCCCAGCCTCCGGCGGATGACCGTCTTGGGCCTAAAACCTTGCCCAAGAACGGCGCGGAAGCCACGCAACTTTCTGTAGAGCAACGGGTTTCCATCAATGTGACCAGCGTTGCCATGGAACAGGGTTTTCCTGGCATGGTGATACGGCGGCCGGACCAGTCGGCCCGCGAGAGTGCTCTTCCGTCTGTGATCGAAGGGCTCTCTGACGCTGAAGTCATGCTGCGGGTCAAGGCCGGGGACCAGGCAGCATTCGACTACTTGCTGCAAAAGTACCGCCGCCCGATGATCAGCTTCATGTACCGCATGGTTCACAATGCGGCGGCGGCTGAAGACCTGGCACAGGAAATTTTTTTGCGGGTGTATCGCTCCCGCGGGACGTATGCCGCGAGCGCGAAGTTCACTACCTGGCTGTATCGCATTGCCACCAACCTGGCAGTGAACTACGCCCGCGACACGCGCCACGAACGTCCCGAGCACAGCGTCAGCCTGGACGAGCCGAACGCTGAAACGGGTACAACATTGGATTTGGCTGCCTCGGCGCCCAACGCCGAAGAGAACCTGCTTCGCCGTGAGCGCCTGGCGGCCATCCGCAATCACGTTCAGGCATTGCCTGAACGCCAAAGGCTGGCGGTGATCATGCATAAGTACCAGGGCATGGACTACCGTCAGATTGCGGAGGTCCTGCAGCTGAGCGAATCGGCGACCAAGTCGCTGCTTTTTCGAGCGTACGAAACGTTGCGAGAAAAGTTACAAGGGTTCATTTAGGGGATGGGTATGAATTGCACCGAAATTCGTGAGTTCCTGCCGGATCTGGCCTCCGGGGTTCACCCGATCTCGGCTGAAAGCGAAGTCCATTTGCGCGACTGTTCTACCTGCTCCGGGGAGCTGGCGGCCTTGCGAGAGACCATGGCGTTGCTTGACGAGTGGCAGGCGCCAGAGCCGTCGGCTTATTTTGACACTCGCCTGCAGGCCCGCTTGCGCGAAGAAAAGACCGCGAAATCCAGTGGCTGGCTGGCTTGGCTACGACGTCCGGCATTGGCTGCTTCCATGGCCCTGCTGCTGCTCGCCGGGGTGAGCCTGTTCCGCAGCGGACCAAGTCTCAACGACAGCCCCAACGCAGTCGTTTCGTGGGACAAGAACGTAACCGAGCAACCCGGTACGGCAGTCGGCGATTTGCAGACCCTGGACAACAATCACGAGCTCTACGCAGATTTCGATATTCTCGACGAGCTTGATGTTCAGCAGAACACCAATCAGTAATTCGCACTTAGGAGCGGAGCAGTACGATGGCGAAATGGGGAGCGACACTGCTGGCGCAGATCGCAATCGTGGCCGCTCTTA includes:
- a CDS encoding sigma-70 family RNA polymerase sigma factor: MAVNSRTRAPLPQPPADDRLGPKTLPKNGAEATQLSVEQRVSINVTSVAMEQGFPGMVIRRPDQSARESALPSVIEGLSDAEVMLRVKAGDQAAFDYLLQKYRRPMISFMYRMVHNAAAAEDLAQEIFLRVYRSRGTYAASAKFTTWLYRIATNLAVNYARDTRHERPEHSVSLDEPNAETGTTLDLAASAPNAEENLLRRERLAAIRNHVQALPERQRLAVIMHKYQGMDYRQIAEVLQLSESATKSLLFRAYETLREKLQGFI